One Thermococcus sp. EP1 DNA window includes the following coding sequences:
- a CDS encoding TIGR02253 family HAD-type hydrolase: protein MIRAVFFDFVGTLLSKEYEDITHQNIIKEVLNKSKAENIDVLKFWEEYEERTREKFKEYAGMPYKPLRMIEEEILRALLEKHGLEFSPDFWEIHLRMHQKYGKLYDEVVETLETLKREGYYVGIITDSDNDYLKAQLESLGIIHLFDGITTSEEAGFYKPHPRIFEVALKKAGIRGEEAIYVGDNPLKDCVGARQVEMLSILLDKKGERKEAWKECEFVISDLREILVIIEELNADSLP from the coding sequence ATGATACGAGCAGTATTTTTTGATTTCGTTGGGACTTTGCTCAGCAAGGAATACGAAGACATAACTCATCAAAATATAATAAAGGAAGTCCTTAATAAAAGTAAAGCGGAAAATATAGATGTTCTAAAGTTTTGGGAGGAATATGAGGAACGCACAAGGGAGAAGTTCAAAGAATATGCTGGGATGCCATACAAACCTCTCAGAATGATAGAAGAAGAAATTTTGAGAGCGTTGCTAGAAAAACATGGTCTGGAATTTTCTCCTGATTTTTGGGAGATTCATTTAAGGATGCACCAAAAGTATGGAAAACTTTATGATGAAGTTGTTGAAACTCTTGAAACGCTAAAGAGAGAGGGATATTATGTTGGTATTATCACAGATTCTGATAATGATTATCTAAAAGCACAGCTTGAATCCCTTGGGATCATTCATTTATTTGATGGTATAACTACAAGTGAGGAAGCTGGATTCTATAAGCCTCATCCCAGGATATTTGAAGTTGCATTGAAAAAAGCTGGGATTAGAGGTGAAGAGGCCATATATGTAGGGGACAACCCATTAAAGGATTGTGTTGGTGCCAGACAAGTTGAGATGCTGAGTATTCTCCTTGATAAAAAAGGAGAAAGAAAAGAGGCATGGAAGGAATGTGAGTTTGTAATCAGTGATTTAAGGGAGATATTAGTAATAATTGAGGAGTTAAACGCTGACTCTCTGCCCTAA
- the pgsA gene encoding archaetidylinositol phosphate synthase, whose product MLNKYRSSIKTYLEIIVKPLAKLGLTPNQLTFIGLVISLLGAYFFAQGFQRNAALILLFGSLIDALDGTLARLTGKTSRFGAFLDSTFDRLSDAAVLFGIGYGNLVEWEVIVIALIGSYLVSYERCRAELAGSGNLAVGIAERAERLLILIITALFNRVDIGVYTVAILAWITVFQRLWEAKKRLS is encoded by the coding sequence ATGTTAAATAAATACCGCTCTAGCATTAAGACCTACTTAGAAATTATCGTAAAGCCATTAGCAAAACTCGGACTCACCCCAAACCAACTTACATTTATTGGACTTGTTATTTCCCTTTTGGGTGCTTACTTTTTTGCTCAGGGTTTCCAAAGAAACGCTGCTCTCATACTCCTATTTGGATCTCTTATAGACGCTTTAGATGGAACGTTGGCAAGATTGACAGGAAAAACCTCTCGTTTTGGTGCATTTTTGGATTCAACGTTTGATAGGCTAAGCGATGCTGCAGTTTTATTTGGAATTGGTTATGGAAACTTGGTCGAATGGGAGGTTATAGTCATTGCATTAATCGGATCTTACTTAGTAAGCTACGAGAGATGTAGAGCAGAATTAGCTGGAAGTGGTAACCTTGCTGTTGGAATAGCAGAACGGGCTGAGAGACTGCTTATACTAATCATCACGGCCTTATTTAATAGAGTAGATATAGGAGTTTACACAGTAGCAATTTTAGCTTGGATAACTGTCTTTCAACGGCTCTGGGAAGCCAAGAAAAGGTTAAGCTAA
- a CDS encoding tRNA (cytidine(56)-2'-O)-methyltransferase: protein MIAILRLGHRPERDKRITTHVALTARAFGADKIIIAAEKDEHVYESVVDVIKRWGGPFEIEFDPHWRQLLREWKGKIVHLTMYGIHIDDALPRIRENLKKGENMLIVVGAEKVPREVYEIAHYNVAVGNQPHSEVAALAVFLDRLLEGKGLRKDFKDAKVKIIPQERGKRVISLEGDEQC, encoded by the coding sequence ATGATAGCAATTCTTAGACTTGGACACAGGCCAGAACGAGACAAACGGATAACAACTCACGTAGCCCTAACTGCAAGAGCTTTCGGAGCAGATAAGATAATAATAGCAGCGGAGAAAGACGAACATGTTTACGAGAGTGTTGTAGATGTTATAAAGAGATGGGGGGGTCCATTTGAAATTGAGTTTGACCCACACTGGAGACAACTTCTACGAGAATGGAAAGGAAAAATAGTCCACCTAACTATGTATGGAATCCATATAGATGATGCACTCCCAAGAATAAGGGAAAATTTGAAGAAAGGAGAAAACATGCTAATCGTGGTAGGAGCTGAGAAAGTTCCTAGAGAGGTTTATGAAATAGCTCATTATAACGTTGCCGTTGGAAATCAACCACACAGCGAAGTTGCAGCATTAGCAGTATTTTTAGACAGATTACTTGAAGGAAAAGGTCTAAGAAAGGACTTCAAAGATGCTAAAGTCAAGATAATCCCTCAAGAGAGAGGAAAAAGAGTAATCTCTCTGGAGGGAGATGAACAATGTTAA
- a CDS encoding transglutaminase-like domain-containing protein — protein MNYLKLIPLTIIFLVIFSGCLVKEPAKVDITVDKSVVKEGDVFHLIVRINNTGKVAITGVNLYLSNPGFKILQAPNFNTPLKVGESREFIWIIKAPENPSRYILKASVEVIDELQRTWGGFYKEFIMNIVEKESEIPLLGILNTAIVSPTEVEGGKEFQLEILFENLGNAPVTIKEITFDLLEGMEIVKSSDIPENIPPGEQLKAIYTLKTPYMPKTGYITISITYNEGNQEKREFKNRFLKIVWTPWKYDKETLKRAYGEEYYWIELQYLVDGYWKEKFNSSSAVEMEVLRNIALPTVEGAKSEIEAAQRVYNLITVKYSLGNQTTSLNPSVILSKKEISHEEATLLFTGTLRALNIPARVVSLYNGSDCTENPISEFYSGGKWYVIDFKRGFFGSREEYLATPYFPKIYQMLTQGPYNLVAHAPEEMRGHEHIDLTPEYLANIENDLRGIVENKLSPLLRPRLPMVLVDMNKNERIFTLFLFASAPEKELNLIFQKTTPKNLAKNIDALYKFYKDKPWPEDFKEYWDILKEVYK, from the coding sequence ATGAATTATCTAAAGCTCATCCCACTTACCATCATCTTTTTGGTAATCTTTTCCGGGTGTTTAGTTAAAGAACCAGCTAAAGTTGATATCACAGTGGACAAAAGCGTTGTGAAGGAGGGGGATGTTTTTCATTTAATTGTGAGGATTAACAATACTGGAAAGGTTGCAATAACTGGGGTAAACCTATACCTAAGCAATCCTGGGTTTAAAATCCTTCAAGCTCCAAATTTTAATACTCCTTTAAAGGTTGGAGAAAGTAGAGAGTTTATTTGGATAATAAAAGCTCCTGAAAATCCAAGTAGATATATCCTTAAAGCATCTGTTGAAGTAATCGACGAACTGCAAAGAACGTGGGGTGGATTCTATAAAGAATTTATCATGAACATAGTTGAAAAAGAGAGTGAGATACCACTATTAGGAATCTTAAATACTGCAATAGTTTCCCCCACAGAAGTTGAAGGAGGTAAGGAGTTTCAACTTGAAATACTATTTGAAAACCTTGGAAATGCTCCAGTGACGATCAAAGAAATAACCTTTGACCTTTTAGAAGGTATGGAAATCGTGAAAAGTTCCGATATCCCCGAGAATATACCCCCCGGAGAACAACTTAAAGCAATATACACACTCAAAACCCCCTACATGCCTAAAACAGGGTATATAACCATTTCAATAACGTATAATGAGGGCAATCAGGAAAAAAGAGAATTCAAAAATAGATTTCTAAAAATAGTTTGGACACCTTGGAAGTATGATAAAGAGACACTTAAACGTGCATACGGAGAAGAATATTACTGGATTGAACTCCAATATCTTGTTGACGGCTATTGGAAAGAAAAGTTTAATTCCTCCTCAGCTGTAGAGATGGAGGTTTTGAGAAACATTGCTTTACCTACTGTAGAAGGAGCTAAGTCAGAAATAGAGGCTGCTCAACGAGTATACAACCTAATAACAGTCAAATATTCCTTAGGAAACCAGACTACCTCACTAAACCCCAGTGTTATTCTTTCCAAGAAAGAAATAAGCCATGAAGAAGCCACACTACTATTTACAGGAACCTTAAGAGCCCTTAACATTCCCGCTAGGGTTGTTTCACTGTATAATGGAAGTGATTGCACAGAGAATCCAATCTCTGAGTTTTACTCTGGAGGAAAATGGTATGTTATTGACTTTAAAAGAGGATTCTTTGGGAGTAGAGAAGAGTATTTAGCAACTCCTTACTTTCCAAAAATCTATCAGATGCTAACTCAAGGACCTTATAACCTAGTGGCCCACGCTCCCGAAGAAATGAGGGGTCATGAGCATATAGATCTAACTCCAGAATATCTTGCTAATATTGAGAATGATTTAAGGGGAATAGTGGAGAATAAACTCTCGCCATTATTAAGACCAAGACTCCCAATGGTGCTTGTAGATATGAACAAAAACGAGCGTATATTCACACTTTTCCTCTTCGCCTCAGCCCCCGAAAAAGAATTAAATCTTATCTTTCAAAAAACCACCCCTAAGAATCTTGCTAAAAATATAGACGCACTTTATAAGTTTTATAAAGACAAACCATGGCCAGAAGACTTTAAAGAATATTGGGACATCCTGAAGGAGGTGTACAAATGA
- a CDS encoding S-adenosyl-l-methionine hydroxide adenosyltransferase family protein: MITLTTDFGIKGPYVGEMKGAILTINPEAMIIDITHSITRHSILEGSFVMEQVVKYFPPSTIHIGVIDPGVGTERRAIIVEGDQFLVLPDNGLATLPLKWIKPKAAYEINLKKIEGIIGRPISSTFHGRDVFGPAGALLDLGYEPSRLGKELDLERIIKLDIEPKKKDNFWILKVIYVDDFGNVILNLEDYEKPEYIKILGKEILYLETYGKVKPGELLALPGSHDYLEIAVNQGSAAELLELRVGDEVEVELVYKEG, translated from the coding sequence ATGATAACTCTAACCACAGACTTTGGCATTAAAGGTCCGTATGTTGGGGAAATGAAAGGGGCAATTTTAACGATAAATCCCGAAGCAATGATAATTGATATCACTCATTCAATAACCAGACATAGTATTCTTGAGGGATCTTTTGTGATGGAACAGGTTGTAAAGTATTTTCCACCAAGCACAATTCACATAGGAGTTATTGATCCAGGTGTTGGAACAGAAAGAAGGGCCATAATAGTGGAAGGGGATCAATTTTTAGTCCTTCCAGACAACGGGCTTGCTACTCTTCCTCTTAAGTGGATAAAACCAAAAGCAGCATATGAGATAAATCTCAAAAAGATAGAAGGGATTATTGGGAGACCTATAAGCTCAACTTTTCATGGAAGGGATGTCTTTGGCCCAGCTGGAGCATTGCTTGATCTAGGATATGAGCCCTCTAGGCTTGGGAAGGAACTTGACCTTGAAAGAATAATCAAACTTGACATAGAACCAAAGAAAAAGGATAATTTTTGGATCTTGAAAGTAATTTATGTAGATGATTTTGGGAATGTTATCCTTAACCTTGAGGATTACGAAAAGCCAGAATATATAAAAATCTTAGGAAAAGAAATTCTTTATCTTGAAACGTATGGAAAGGTCAAACCAGGAGAACTTTTGGCCCTTCCTGGAAGTCATGACTATCTGGAGATAGCTGTAAATCAAGGTTCAGCTGCTGAATTGTTGGAATTGAGGGTGGGGGATGAAGTGGAAGTAGAGCTGGTATATAAGGAGGGATAA
- a CDS encoding nicotinamide-nucleotide adenylyltransferase, with translation MKMRGLFVGRFQPVHNGHLKALEYVFEQVEEVIIGIGSAQVSHTLKNPFTASERMEMLIRALDEKNIPRGKYFLVALPDINFNSIWAPYVEAMVPKFDVVFTGNSLVAQLFRERGYKVVVQPIFRKDILSATEIRRRMIEGEPWEELVPKSVVKYIKEIKGVERIRMLATDLEKNEKELQAPIRIPEF, from the coding sequence ATAAAAATGAGGGGTCTTTTTGTTGGTAGATTTCAACCTGTCCATAATGGCCATCTCAAAGCGTTGGAATACGTCTTTGAACAAGTAGAAGAGGTTATAATTGGTATCGGAAGTGCCCAAGTAAGCCACACTTTGAAGAATCCATTTACAGCAAGTGAAAGAATGGAAATGCTCATAAGGGCTCTGGACGAAAAGAACATCCCGAGAGGAAAGTACTTTCTTGTTGCTTTACCGGATATAAACTTCAATTCAATCTGGGCTCCATATGTTGAGGCTATGGTGCCAAAGTTTGATGTTGTCTTTACGGGAAATTCTCTCGTGGCACAGCTGTTTAGAGAAAGAGGGTACAAGGTTGTGGTTCAACCAATATTTAGAAAAGACATTCTTTCAGCCACTGAAATAAGGAGAAGAATGATAGAAGGAGAGCCATGGGAGGAACTAGTGCCAAAAAGTGTTGTGAAATATATTAAAGAGATAAAAGGTGTTGAGAGAATAAGAATGCTGGCTACAGATTTAGAAAAGAATGAAAAAGAACTTCAAGCACCTATTAGGATACCTGAGTTTTGA
- a CDS encoding MFS transporter yields MKWSEIPRDAKAYMLYHTIIAPQLIVWILLPLYMMYSGYSVLEVGAFFTAVNIIAIPLTYLLGRAFNKWDIKKGLMVIDALDGIAYVLYGFAKGTIAPIMLFAGRTVEKLSTVLYPLYRAYEQIIYPEDKYKEIFAWHLRLPEISRLITFPILGYIFGYVWNTADHYRLAFLFFGLLSIPTIAYIWFFLPSVRKEERITPEEFTFKVSEFKLLLIFETLLALAWALAPEIVLINYVVFVLHKTIFEVTLIAFATSLASIIATYVSEKIPKEKGFQVIGFGMFLSAVYALVMALSPPFWLALLVYAIGDFGDILWFPFYRSWMFKLIPKERASEFHAAITSYRRLIGLFTPFIAGALASLHATLPYAASLVLFIITGLIFIRLSRPKA; encoded by the coding sequence ATGAAATGGAGCGAGATCCCCAGAGATGCCAAAGCCTACATGCTTTATCACACCATCATAGCTCCACAGCTTATAGTATGGATTCTCCTTCCGCTCTACATGATGTACTCTGGCTACTCCGTCCTTGAGGTGGGAGCATTCTTCACAGCCGTCAATATCATCGCGATTCCGTTAACTTATCTTCTTGGAAGGGCCTTTAACAAATGGGATATAAAGAAAGGACTCATGGTAATTGACGCTCTTGATGGGATAGCCTATGTCCTCTATGGCTTTGCTAAAGGAACCATAGCACCTATTATGCTCTTTGCGGGAAGGACAGTAGAGAAGCTTTCCACAGTGCTTTATCCCCTTTATCGAGCTTATGAACAGATAATTTATCCTGAGGACAAGTATAAGGAGATATTCGCCTGGCACTTGCGCCTACCTGAAATAAGCAGGCTTATAACGTTTCCAATCCTAGGATACATCTTCGGTTATGTCTGGAATACTGCCGACCATTATAGGCTTGCCTTCCTTTTCTTCGGCCTACTCTCAATTCCCACAATAGCCTACATCTGGTTCTTTCTTCCTTCGGTTAGAAAAGAGGAAAGAATAACCCCCGAAGAGTTCACGTTCAAAGTAAGTGAGTTCAAGCTCCTGTTAATCTTTGAAACACTACTAGCCCTTGCATGGGCACTTGCTCCAGAGATAGTTTTAATTAACTACGTTGTCTTTGTGCTACATAAGACCATCTTCGAGGTAACACTAATAGCCTTCGCAACAAGTTTGGCCTCAATCATCGCCACTTATGTTAGCGAGAAGATCCCAAAAGAGAAGGGATTCCAAGTTATTGGTTTTGGGATGTTCCTTAGTGCAGTTTATGCTCTTGTCATGGCGCTCTCGCCACCCTTCTGGTTAGCATTGCTGGTTTATGCCATTGGGGACTTTGGGGATATTCTTTGGTTCCCCTTTTATCGCTCCTGGATGTTCAAACTCATTCCCAAGGAAAGAGCTAGTGAGTTCCATGCGGCGATTACAAGCTACCGCAGACTGATTGGGCTTTTTACGCCCTTTATTGCTGGAGCACTGGCATCTTTACACGCGACCTTACCTTACGCAGCGAGTCTCGTGCTTTTCATAATAACTGGATTGATATTCATCAGACTCAGCAGGCCCAAGGCTTAA
- a CDS encoding DNA alkylation repair protein produces MIEHILEILGSLGDKRNVEGMKRFGITSSSKILGVPKPKLRELAKKIGKNHELALKLWDSNIHEARILASMIAEPEKVDEDLMERWVKDFDNWDLCDQCVMNLFWRTKFAYKKAVDWSQREEEFVRRAGFALMAKLAISDKKANDEKFEKFFPYIIEGAKDERSYVKKAVSWALRQIGKRNLYLNKKAIGLAEEIKKLETKSAKYIATETLRELNSEKIQKRLLSKERGM; encoded by the coding sequence ATGATAGAACATATATTGGAGATTTTGGGATCTCTAGGGGATAAGAGAAATGTTGAAGGCATGAAAAGGTTTGGTATAACTTCCTCATCCAAGATTTTAGGGGTCCCTAAGCCAAAGCTGAGGGAGCTGGCGAAGAAAATAGGTAAAAATCATGAGCTTGCCTTGAAATTGTGGGATTCTAACATTCATGAAGCGCGAATTTTAGCGTCCATGATTGCTGAGCCCGAGAAAGTTGATGAAGACCTAATGGAGCGCTGGGTCAAGGATTTTGATAACTGGGACTTGTGCGACCAATGTGTTATGAACCTTTTCTGGAGAACGAAGTTCGCATATAAAAAGGCTGTTGACTGGAGTCAGAGAGAAGAGGAATTTGTGCGGAGAGCGGGCTTTGCATTGATGGCAAAGTTAGCTATCAGCGACAAAAAGGCAAATGATGAGAAATTTGAGAAGTTCTTCCCTTATATCATCGAGGGAGCTAAAGACGAGAGAAGCTATGTCAAGAAAGCTGTAAGCTGGGCGTTGAGACAAATTGGAAAAAGAAACTTGTATTTGAACAAAAAGGCCATTGGGCTGGCTGAGGAAATTAAAAAATTGGAAACCAAAAGTGCGAAATACATTGCTACAGAAACACTCAGAGAACTGAATAGTGAAAAAATCCAGAAGAGGCTGTTATCTAAAGAGAGAGGCATGTAA
- a CDS encoding helix-turn-helix domain-containing protein, which yields MITVTQDIERLAKKLDALGHPLRLRIVSLLAREDRPMYLNEIANALEINRALAKVHLKKLEAAGIVKSKVILDEERGKALRFYELVPFDLHLSPEILKEVVE from the coding sequence GTGATAACAGTGACTCAAGATATTGAAAGACTCGCCAAGAAACTTGATGCATTAGGACACCCATTGCGGCTGAGGATAGTTAGCCTCCTTGCCAGGGAAGATAGACCCATGTACTTAAATGAGATAGCTAATGCTCTTGAAATAAACAGAGCTCTTGCAAAGGTTCACCTCAAAAAGCTCGAGGCAGCAGGAATCGTCAAGAGCAAGGTTATACTTGATGAGGAGAGGGGAAAAGCTCTGAGATTTTATGAGCTTGTACCTTTTGACCTCCATCTCTCACCTGAGATCTTGAAGGAGGTGGTGGAATGA
- a CDS encoding GNAT family N-acetyltransferase, protein MIRRAKIEDRNILEEIHDGEPPWENFEVYLKVVRDSGGDIFLYEDKGEIELLPFNGKAHIHVLWVREECRGGGIGSKLLAFAKEWAKERGLRGLSVIPEDENAMRFYMKNGFEVRNWQVKSIKDVEDCDIKVSPYYDNPPKFPNLSAVYTSGLFLWNLYKRSPRFRLRDFTILLIDEESCINVVIYGKRLNRKIVKVAECLAGKIRKRMFLQVWMKDWEILEEEGFKKIGEVEWMEKVFT, encoded by the coding sequence ATGATAAGAAGAGCAAAAATTGAGGACAGAAATATTTTAGAAGAAATACACGATGGAGAACCTCCATGGGAAAACTTTGAAGTTTACCTAAAAGTCGTTAGGGACTCTGGTGGAGATATATTTCTTTACGAGGATAAGGGAGAGATTGAGCTTTTACCGTTCAATGGGAAAGCCCACATTCACGTTCTTTGGGTGCGAGAAGAATGTAGAGGCGGAGGAATAGGTTCAAAGCTTTTGGCATTTGCCAAAGAGTGGGCAAAGGAGCGGGGTCTAAGAGGGTTAAGTGTCATTCCAGAAGATGAGAATGCTATGCGATTTTATATGAAAAATGGATTTGAAGTTAGAAATTGGCAGGTGAAGAGTATAAAAGATGTTGAAGACTGTGACATAAAAGTAAGCCCCTATTATGATAATCCGCCAAAGTTTCCGAACCTTTCAGCCGTTTATACTTCTGGTCTGTTCCTTTGGAACCTCTATAAAAGATCTCCTCGATTTAGACTTAGGGACTTTACAATACTTCTGATTGATGAGGAGAGTTGCATAAATGTTGTTATCTATGGGAAGAGACTCAACAGAAAAATTGTGAAAGTTGCTGAGTGTCTTGCTGGAAAAATCAGAAAAAGAATGTTCCTTCAGGTTTGGATGAAAGACTGGGAGATTTTAGAGGAAGAAGGTTTTAAGAAAATCGGTGAAGTTGAGTGGATGGAAAAGGTTTTCACTTAA